The proteins below come from a single Xenopus tropicalis strain Nigerian chromosome 9, UCB_Xtro_10.0, whole genome shotgun sequence genomic window:
- the decr2 gene encoding peroxisomal 2,4-dienoyl-CoA reductase isoform X2, with protein sequence MSELPTLDLPPEDIETDDCLLSYNYLYSPTLLKGRVAFITGGGSGIGFRIAEIFMRHGCDTIIVSRNLQRVSEAAEKLKVSTGQRCLPLSGDVRDAQSMNAAVEEALRIFSRVDILVNNAAGNFLCPASSLSLNAFKTVIDIDTVGTFNASKILFERFFRDNGGVIVNITATLSFRGQVLQVHAGSAKAAVDAMTRHLAVEWGPSRVRVNCLAPGPVSGTEGMRRLGGAAAEAAGVWATLPLQRIGNKTEIAHGALFLASPLASFVTGTTLVMDGGSWMTSQNHLAPSLGTRPSPHL encoded by the exons ATGTCTGAACTCCCCACTCTCGACCTGCCCCCAGAGGACATAGAGACAGATGATTGTCTTCTGTCTTACAACTACTTGTACAGCCCCACTCTGCTCAA AGGCAGGGTGGCATTTATCACTGGAGGGGGGTCTGGAATAGGATTCAGAATTGCTGAGATATTTATGAG ACATGGCTGTGACACGATCATTGTCAGCCGGAACCTGCAGCGGGTATCAGAG GCTGCTGAAAAACTCAAAGTTTCTACAGGCCAGCGCTGTCTGCCCCTATCCGGAGATGTCAGGGATGCCCAGAGCATGAATGCTGCTGTAGAAGAAGCTCTTCGGATATTTTCTCGTGTCGATATCCTGGTCAACA ATGCCGCTGGGAATTTTCTCTGCCCTGCCAGCTCTCTCTCCCTCAACGCCTTCAAGACTGTCATTGATATAGACACAGTGGGCACTTTCAATGCCAGTAAGATCCTGTTTGAGCGATTTTTCAGG GACAATGGAGGTGTCATTGTGAACATCACGGCTACACTGAGCTTCAGAGGACAGGTCTTGCAGGTGCACGCGGGCAGTGCCAAGGCCGCTGTAG ATGCCATGACTAGGCACCTGGCCGTGGAGTGGGGTCCCAGCAGAGTACGAGTGAACTGCTTGGCACCGGGGCCCGTCTCTGGCACAGAGGGTATGCGCAGACTTG GCGGTGCAGCAGCGGAGGCAGCAGGCGTTTGGGCCACTCTTCCACTTCAGCGCATTGGAAATAAGACAGAGATTGCCCATGGAGCTCTCTTCCTTGCCAGCCCTCTGGCCTCCTTCGTAACTGGCACAACTCTGGTGATGGATGGCGGATCATGGATGACATCACAAAATCATCTGGCACCATCGCTGGGTACCCGTCCTTCTCCTCACCTTTAG
- the decr2 gene encoding peroxisomal 2,4-dienoyl-CoA reductase isoform X1, whose product MSELPTLDLPPEDIETDDCLLSYNYLYSPTLLKGRVAFITGGGSGIGFRIAEIFMRHGCDTIIVSRNLQRVSEAAEKLKVSTGQRCLPLSGDVRDAQSMNAAVEEALRIFSRVDILVNNAAGNFLCPASSLSLNAFKTVIDIDTVGTFNASKILFERFFRDNGGVIVNITATLSFRGQVLQVHAGSAKAAVDAMTRHLAVEWGPSRVRVNCLAPGPVSGTEGMRRLGGAAAEAAGVWATLPLQRIGNKTEIAHGALFLASPLASFVTGTTLVMDGGSWMTSQNHLAPSLDLWASGLKKDK is encoded by the exons ATGTCTGAACTCCCCACTCTCGACCTGCCCCCAGAGGACATAGAGACAGATGATTGTCTTCTGTCTTACAACTACTTGTACAGCCCCACTCTGCTCAA AGGCAGGGTGGCATTTATCACTGGAGGGGGGTCTGGAATAGGATTCAGAATTGCTGAGATATTTATGAG ACATGGCTGTGACACGATCATTGTCAGCCGGAACCTGCAGCGGGTATCAGAG GCTGCTGAAAAACTCAAAGTTTCTACAGGCCAGCGCTGTCTGCCCCTATCCGGAGATGTCAGGGATGCCCAGAGCATGAATGCTGCTGTAGAAGAAGCTCTTCGGATATTTTCTCGTGTCGATATCCTGGTCAACA ATGCCGCTGGGAATTTTCTCTGCCCTGCCAGCTCTCTCTCCCTCAACGCCTTCAAGACTGTCATTGATATAGACACAGTGGGCACTTTCAATGCCAGTAAGATCCTGTTTGAGCGATTTTTCAGG GACAATGGAGGTGTCATTGTGAACATCACGGCTACACTGAGCTTCAGAGGACAGGTCTTGCAGGTGCACGCGGGCAGTGCCAAGGCCGCTGTAG ATGCCATGACTAGGCACCTGGCCGTGGAGTGGGGTCCCAGCAGAGTACGAGTGAACTGCTTGGCACCGGGGCCCGTCTCTGGCACAGAGGGTATGCGCAGACTTG GCGGTGCAGCAGCGGAGGCAGCAGGCGTTTGGGCCACTCTTCCACTTCAGCGCATTGGAAATAAGACAGAGATTGCCCATGGAGCTCTCTTCCTTGCCAGCCCTCTGGCCTCCTTCGTAACTGGCACAACTCTGGTGATGGATGGCGGATCATGGATGACATCACAAAATCATCTGGCACCATCGCTGG ATCTTTGGGCCTCTGGGCTGAAGAAGGACAAATGA